TAAACTAATTTCTCGCACAGAATCATCacatttcaattgattatcaTACAACTGCATACTGGGGAACTGCATTATACTTTTATTCATCCTATACTGGACatccaataattttttgtacTTTTCACCGTGACAATGTTTCATTAATCTATCAAATAAAGTGGTTGCCAATATTGAAGCAGAggacgacgacgacgacggCGACGATGAGTTGCTCTTTTGTGTTTTTATAGTTGGTGGTAACTGCATATTGTCACCAGCTATAACTAATCGTTTGAATCTATTACTCAATAGTAATGGTATCCAACATTGAGGTTCCAATGATTGCGATACttcatcaataatgatTGTGTCAAATACAATACCTTCATTGTTATTGGTACCAACActgtttttcaattcatatGATCCAGATCCATGTAAAgtagcaacaacaacctgTGCTTGTACCAACAATTCATTAACGATTTTCCGTTCCCGTTGTCgtaattcttttttcaacaactttaaTTCTGAGTACAATGCTTTCCGTTCACCGTAttttttacattttttaattttggttAACACCGATTGAATGTCATTTAgtatttcattaataatatcacGACCATAAGTTTTCGATAATATTTCTAATGAATgttgtaaatttttcattaataatcGTGCTGGGTGTCCGATTCTGATTAATTTCATTGGTTCATATTTATCTCCAAGTCGCTCTAAAATGGTATCGACAGAAATGTTTGACGGACCACAAACCAAAACTTTTTCTCCTTTTGAtgtcaattgttgaattagtTCAATTAAAGTATACGTTTTGCCCGTTCCTGGTGGTCCATGAATAATAGTTATGTTGGAATCATTAATTGCAAAGTCAATGGCTTGTCGTTGTGATGCgtttaatttatcattgaaaaaattgatctccccattgttgttattgctTGTGCCATTGGATTTCGGTATATACTGGCTTTCGCCTAACAAAATCTTGTGaatatcatttttatcaCTTTCCTTCATTGCAAGAACTTTGTCCATGGTGGTAATCATTCGTTTATATGTTATAGAATTGGTTAATTTGACCAACCACATTCTTGCCAGATCATTGGTATTATTGTAATACTGTAAAATTTTGGAATCATCAGTTGATTCATCGACAGAGATTGATATCGTTTGTGTGGAAACTTTTATTACAACTGCTTCAATACCAACATCTGACTGGTCTTGGGTTTGGGACTCTTCCTTGTGATTCTTTGATggcttctttttctctgACTTGTTGCTCAATGCTGACGATGTCATTTTAGCCAATTTTACTATATCCCCCGTGCGTAATGTCGAAGTGTTAATTTCTCCATCAGAAAAGGCTGAATCAAACTGTAGTTCTAATATAGTCTTCCCACCTAATCCTGTTCGAATATTGacaatttgtaaattgattattccCAATCCAAGTTGCGCTAGTTTTTTGGGAGGGtaattattgatataaGATGTGGTCAATGCAAtatcttctttttgttcaTCCAATATTGCATCTTTAAATTGgtcaaataatttcatGGTTGGTTTGTAGAATGGTAATGAGACTATGTACGTTTACAGTTAGTATGTCTACTCTGTGTttcagaagaagaagtaaaaAAAGACCATTccatttgtttatttgtttgtatGAATCATGTTTCTTGAATCATTTGGAAGGTTATGACAAATGATTCATGCATCTGAGATTCATGTTAAGTAAATTGCAAAACAAGATGTATATTAGGTCCCCTCTGTTTTCTTGTATGAATACTTAacattaaatttgatatttgatCATCCTGATTGACATTCATTCACGGGCAAGAATACTTGTGTTTCTGCAACCTTGTGggacaacaacaacaatgtacttgaacaaaatcaaatgataaatGATCACAACTCTTCAGAATTTGGGGGGGTTAAGAAGAATTACGTACCTTTCAAGCTCTTGGGTTTTGGTGTTTGTTTCCAGTGGATGATAGTCAGTTCGTTTGGAGAAGACAGATGTAAAAAactggaaaaaaaatatttactATTTGGTACTATTTCAATCAAGAATCCATGTAAAAGCAAATATGACATACATCAAGAGTTAAAAAATCCTTTTAGTATTTTACTACCTTAAAGGTTCTATTTCACTTACACACATCAAAAGTTTAGAGTTTAATATTGTAAATAGTAAATCAATTACGTCGTGATAGTTGGTACATATATATTGCAAAAGGAACAAAACTTATCAACATTCATGGAATATTATGCAAAACTAAATCAATACCAAAACCATTCACAGCCATACACTTTCTCAATTCCATCTGATTTCATTAAGATGATTTTTGCTTAAAGTCATCTAAATCTCTACCAGTTTGTTCTTTTATGAATTTATTAGCTTCCTTATTAACgtaatcaaaaatcaaattattttgtttgaaataaCCACTCCATTTTAacattgaaacaattttatcatAACAAGATTCTCCAAATGATAAATAATTACCAAACCAACGACGGAAATCTACCAGCAGAAAATGTGATGTATCAAATTGTAGACCAGTATTTCTATGGATCCCAGCCAATATCACCGAGATCAATACTAAATCTATTGCATAATGGGTTAATTTACCTACCTTTCagaaattaatttcaaattgaaagttGGTATAATGTTAGTTATTTTGCTTTCACTTCCTCCAAGAATATGACAGAATAAAGGCTTATAGTAAACGTAGCTATAACTTGTTCAAGTTCTTGCCTTCTTCGTTTGTTCCCCGTTTATTGGTACGGTACCTCTTTATTCtgtacaaaaaaaaatttgctcaaatcaattaacaTACACTCATAATATAACCTTGGTTTAGTAAAAAAAGTATCCTTCGTGTTTAGGCTGTTGTTGCAACAATTATGGTGATAATGCTGTGTAAGTTATGGAAAGGCTTTGATCGAGGGTTTGAAGTGagttttgtttctttttatttttatacCACATTTACACGCATCGTGAAAAAACTAATTTCATGTTTTTGGAAATCATGTGATCAAGCTTAGGAGAGCTGAAATGAAGTCCAtttaaaataaacaagCAAAAGCTATCTCAACTTGGATCATTACTGTTGTTCCAGCTCTATGagaatttgtttattggtGGGAACTAAATTCTAGCACTTGGTACGATATTCTGTATGCTTAAAAATTATGTAGttttttgcaaaaatttCTACCCAACTTTCTGCTCAATATCTTTACTTCAaaataataccaaaaaTATGGCCGCCAAGATATAACATAACCTTTTAACTGCTAACATAAGTATAACTCATTATGAAAAACATGACTATATACTCTACTTAGAACTAATTAGCCATgtcaaaaattgatcagTAGTACTTTATCACGTGACACGTTTTATAATTATGAATGTCccacaaaatcaaaatatacGAAAACTGAATTAGTTTCCCTTCATTCTGTGATTAGAAATGGAAGAACGACTACAATGCATTTAGTATGTTCAAAGGATTTCAAatgtttatatattttttgcatatttcaatcattctataaattaattaaataataaccattaatttctttaattgaataGTGTAATGtaaagtaataataatatataatcaCCAATGAAAGcccaaattgaaaaaaaaaaaagaaaaaaaaagcacagaaagatttttaaattttttttataatttttttatattttttttaattttttttagtttttttttatgttaatttttatgttttttaattttgtttttggtaACTGGAATATAAAAAGCTTTTTGCAACGATGAATAATAAGGATGGCATTACTTTAACTTTGAGAACACACGTTTCTTGGGAACTCTTTCCCATGATTGTAACCATTAATATCAACatccaattcaaaaaaagtGAATAAATACCCTCATTCTCTCGTTGGTTTATtcatataataaaatttcaaaagcTTTTATCAATGATCATATTCTCTTCTTTTAAAAACAACCTATCTTCTATCATAAAGCTCTTGCCATGGGTTCACTTCCAagtaaattaaaaaaagacaaaacaaaatgtatatatatagcaagcaaacaataacagtaataataataatacttgTCACCTCCCTTTGCCATTGCTGAATACTAGCTTCAAATAAAACTTTCATCTAATTtggaataaataaaaatagtgataataaaataaaaaagcaACTCCATACAATTTTGAAGCACGTCACTAACATCTTCAATAAACTGCATAAactaaaacaacaaaaattaaagcCAGCAACAATTAAAGCTGATGCTTTAAACTATGGTACAATAAAATACAAGAACAAATGAGGAATTGGcttttcaacaacagcaaaaTGGAGGGTGCATAATCAATAGAAAAGTAAAtgtaaaaataataaaaaaaaaagtaggAAAATTATCATAAATCATTAAGTAAAGAATTGTTCTACCCGGATTAATATTGTTGAGCAGGATTTTGTGCTTGAgcatgttgttgttgaccTTGTGGGAGTTGTGGAGGTTGACCTGGGTAGCCAGCAAATTGTGGAGGATACTGTGGATAAGGAGGGTATCCATTAAATTGTTGTGGTGGGATAGCTCCTGGTTGGTGAAATTGTTGTGGATAAGGTGGGAACTGGCCATTTGGATGTGGAGCAAATTGGTGTTGTGggtttggttgttgttgttgttgttgaggttgttgttggggTGGCGAGGTTgattgttgctgttgttgttgtggaggaggttgctgttgttgctgacTCGATGAACCCAGATTTTCATCTTTCACTGGTTGACCTTTATACTGATATCCTTTATTATGAACAGTCTCATTGCCTTTTGGTAATTCATCGATTCTAAATGGTCTTGGAACAGCATCGGCGT
This genomic stretch from Candida albicans SC5314 chromosome 1, complete sequence harbors:
- a CDS encoding ATP-dependent 5'-3' DNA helicase (Ortholog(s) have ATP-dependent 5'-3' DNA helicase activity and DNA helicase A complex, alpha DNA polymerase:primase complex, cytosol localization); its protein translation is MKLFDQFKDAILDEQKEDIALTTSYINNYPPKKLAQLGLGIINLQIVNIRTGLGGKTILELQFDSAFSDGEINTSTLRTGDIVKLAKMTSSALSNKSEKKKPSKNHKEESQTQDQSDVGIEAVVIKVSTQTISISVDESTDDSKILQYYNNTNDSARMWLVKLTNSITYKRMITTMDKVLAMKESDKNDIHKILLGESQYIPKSNGTSNNNNGEINFFNDKLNASQRQAIDFAINDSNITIIHGPPGTGKTYTLIELIQQLTSKGEKVLVCGPSNISVDTILERLGDKYEPMKLIRIGHPARLLMKNLQHSLEILSKTYGRDIINEILNDIQSVLTKIKKCKKYGERKALYSELKLLKKELRQRERKIVNELLVQAQVVVATLHGSGSYELKNSVGTNNNEGIVFDTIIIDEVSQSLEPQCWIPLLLSNRFKRLVIAGDNMQLPPTIKTQKSNSSSPSSSSSSASILATTLFDRLMKHCHGEKYKKLLDVQYRMNKSIMQFPSMQLYDNQLKCDDSVREISLVDLPGVEINDDTMTKCIWYDTQGGEFPEQISESIDGDSKYNDMELLVVKGHIKKLLSSGVQPQDIGVIAPYSAQVQNLKKQMGLGGEVGSSANGDKDGQIEISTVDGFQGREKEVIILTLVRSNDSREIGFLSEQRRLNVAMTRPKRQLCVVGDLELMNQSGNKFLQSWSKFVEDGNNDGDVIFEIEYPNLDDYIEN
- a CDS encoding uncharacterized protein (Ortholog of S. cerevisiae : YIL156W-B, C. glabrata CBS138 : CAGL0H06732g, C. dubliniensis CD36 : Cd36_06600, C. parapsilosis CDC317 : CPAR2_208850 and Candida tenuis NRRL Y-1498 : CANTEDRAFT_116509), which produces MSVGKLTHYAIDLVLISVILAGIHRNTGLQFDTSHFSSVDFRRWFGNYLSFGESCYDKIVSMLKWSGYFKQNNLIFDYVNKEANKFIKEQTGRDLDDFKQKSS